A segment of the Butyrivibrio fibrisolvens genome:
GCAAACAAGTGCTTGACCAACGTGGATTTACCTGTCTGTCTGGCACCGGTAATCAATGTACATTTGAAGGTTTGAGCGGAATGTTCGATTACATCTTCAATGGCTCTTTTGATATATTCCATGATAACTATCTCCTATGAGTAAAATGCGACTAATTCGGAATGTCATTCCTAATTAGTCGTATTATATCACATATAAACACGCGATTCAACGCGACTAATTCGGAATGACATTCCGAATTAGTCGCACAATATACGAGATGTGCCTTTCATCCATGATTTTCTACCGTCTGTCATTTAATAATTTTAACAATTTGTAGTTCCTCTATAATATTATTGGCATTTGTCTGCCATCTAGTCTCATATAACCCACAGTATCCGCCGATATTATTACGTAAGAGTCAAATGGTCAAACCAGGACAGGTGATACTATGGATTTTAATAAATTTATAGCTGATGAGATGTCTAAATATAAGGGAGTTTGCTTTCCTGTAAAGTCCGGGGTTCTCCCTCGAATGTTCGTTCACAGTATGAGATGCACCAAGATGCATCCAAATCCCATTGATGAATTCTGTAAGCCTGAAATAGGACCAAGCTACAGGATCATATCTGAATACGAAGAGAAAATCAGGCATTATTTTAAGCATCCCCATGAAGAGCTCTTTGACGGTGAACCCGTGGTCGTTGAAAAAATGCATCCGGAAGATTATATAATTATTAATGGGCACCACCGCTGGGCTGCTGCCATCAGAATGGGCATGAAGAAAATACCTGTAAAAATCGTAAATCTTACCCATGAAGAAGATATCAAACGTATGATCGAGAAAGGTAAAAATGATAAAAGAGTTACCTTTGATCTTGATGAAGTCATTTTAGGTTTTACTGATGAAGATGAACTTGAAAGACCCCTTCCATTTCCTTTGAACAAGGAATATAAAGAAAGGATCAGAAAAGGTGTTCCTGCGCTGTTTCATTTTTTGTCTGAGCATGATTATGACATCTGGGTATTTACTTCGAAGTTCTATTCTATGGACTATCTGCGCAATCTTTTCAGGAAATATCATGTTCATATCGACGGCCTTGTAACAGGAACTGCCAAGAAAACGAGTATCAATGAAGCCGGTAAAAAAGATATAGATAAGATGCTGGCGGATAAGTATAAATCTACTCTTCATGTTGATAACGACATGGTCATTCAAAGCTATAGTGATAAAAGTATTGAATTTAAAGAATTTGAGATCAATAAAGAAAAAGGTAAATGGTCAGATGTGGTAATGGGAATCGTAGACGGGATAGATCACGATGAGCATGACAGATTACAAGTTTAAGATGCGAGTCTCTTTTGATCTTGATGAGGTGCTTTTTGTTGATCCAAGCACTCATAAGACAGAAAAAGAGCTGATTTTTCCACTGAATAAGATCTTTAAAGAAAGGCTGAGACTTGGTACCCCGGAGCTGATAAACTCGCTTCAAAATATGGGGTATGAGGTCTGGGTCTATACTTCGTCTTTTAGGACAGAAGGTTATATCAAAAAACTTTTCAGATTATATGGAGTAAAGTTTGACGGAATCGTAAATGCGGACAGGCATCTTAAAGAAGTTCAAAGAAACAGTAAAACAGTACTTCCCCAGAAAATACCAAGCAGATATCATATTTCGCTTCATGTTGACGACGAAGAAGTCATAGCTTCATGGGGTAGAGAATATGGTTTTAGCACCTATAAACTTGATGCTCAGGACGACGATTGGAAGGACAAGATAATTCAAAGAGCTGAAGAAATCTGTAAACGTAAGATGGAATCAAATGGTTGAAAACTTTTTCGAATAATGAGGTAGGCCATGAACAGTAAGATTTTCTTTAAATTATTGCCTGTACAGATAATGATCGTCGCAATGGGTTCTATCAATTCTGTTGTTGACGGTGTGATAGCAGGAAGATTTATAAATGCAGCAAGCGTTGGTGTTATAGGTCTTTTCTTTGTAATGGTCAATATGATCAGTGCTATCAGTTCAGTATTTCTTGGAGGTTCATCTGTTCTGTGCGGACGATATATGGGCATGGGTGATATTGATAAAACCCGCGGCATTGTCTCTCTTAATCAGACTGTAATTACACTAATCGGAGCAGTCCTTACAGTTATCTGTGCTTTTTTCTCAGGGCTCATAGCTGATCTGTGCGGAGCCAGTCCCGAACTTAGAGGCGAGCTTAAACTTTATATCATAGGCTTTTCTATTGGTATAATCCCGCAGCTTTTGGGTGCTCAGGTAGCTGCATTTCTCCAGCTTGAGAGGCAGAGTCTTAGAAATTATATTGGCGTTGCAGCTATGATTGTATCAAACGTGGTATTCAATATCACATTTGTGGTCGTCTTCAACCTTGGCATATTCGGCCTTGCTCTTTCTACATCTATGTGTAATTGGATCTATTTTATCATTCTGGAAACCTATTATCTGTCCCCCAAGGCTCAGCTTCGATATGATATTAAAAATATTTATTGGGAAAAGACCTTAGAGCTTATAAAAATAGGTTTCCCGGGAGCGTTACTTGTCTTTTGCCTGGCGCTTAGAGAAATAGTGTTAAACAGAGTCGTTATTACTTATGCAGGACAGGACGGTCTTTCAGCCAAGTCATCTCTTGGAATGATTGGGGGCTTTTTTATAGCTTTATGTCTTGGCGGTGGTGCGGTCATCCGTATGCTTGCCAGTGTGAATGTTGGTGAAGAAGACAGAGATTCAATCAAAGATCTGATTAAACTCTCTTTTACCAAGGTTCTTATAATGTCAGTTGTCATTGCTGCGATCGTTGTCATGATCTCCGGAATGGTTGTAAGTATCTTCTTTGCAGACACGACGTCAAATGTTTATCATCTGGCACATCAGTTCTTTGTTATTTATGGTTTGTCTATCCCGCTTATCATGGTAGTTCAGATAGAGACCAACTATCTGCAGGCCATGGGGCAGAATATCTGCGTTAATATCTTTTCCCTGATAGATGGATTGTTCAGCGTGATCATTCCTGCCATAATACTTGCGCCTGTACTGGGCGCTCTTGGAATATGGCTTGCAACCCCGATTGGAATTGTGATATCGGCGGTCGTATATCCAATTTATGCCATGATCTTCTGGAAGCGTGTGCCAAGAAATTCTGATGAGTGGCTACTCTTTAAAGATGATTTTGGTGTACCGGATGAAGACAGGCTGGTGCTTAGAATCAAGGATAAGGACGACGTTTCGACCACATCTCAGAAGGTGCAGGAGTTTTGCACAGGTAAGGGCTTTGATAAGAAGAAGGCCTACTACTCTGCTCTCTGCCTTGAAGAGATGACAAGAAATGTTGTAGAACACGGCTTTAGTATGGATGCCAAGGCTCACTTCCTTGAAGCAAGAGTTGTAAAAAAAGGTGGTACGATCATTCTGAGAATAAAGGACGATTGTAAGAGCTTTGATCCTGTTGATATGGCAGGGCATCTTAATTCGGAGGATATTACTAAAAATATTGGTATCAGGATGGTGATGAAGCTGGCGAGCAGCGCTAATTATCAGAATCTGCTGGGGCTGAATGTATTGACGATTGAAATTGCGTAGTAATTATATGGCGGATAGTCTATAAAATATCCGCCATATAATCTGTAATATAAAATTTTAGATGGTTACATATACCTATTAATTATCGTAATAAGCATCATCGTCTTCGAACCATTCTTCCATTTGGATATTCCCTTGAAGATCAATATAGTTATATAGATTTTTGGGAATAGGATTACAAACTTCAATCAAATCGCCTTCGTAAGTTATATTTACATACGTATAATATGTTTTAATAACGGTTCCATCTAAATAGAGCAGATCTAACTGTCCATTTTGCTTAATACCTACAAATGTATTGTAATCTCCTGTGCATTTGATCTCTTTATAACTATCAGGACATATAAGATTGCCCTCCAGATCTATCAATGAATACATGTTATCCTTATCTCCAACTACCAGATAATTTATTTTTCCATTTTTGTCCGGGAAGGAATAGCAATAGTAATATAAATCAGATGAAAAAATCAATTCAGAACCATAATAAACTTCTAATGTCCAATTCTTATCCTCAGGATGATCATAAATAAAACAAGTAACACGGCCGGTGCCATGTTCATTAATTTGATGATAACTACCTTCGATTTTCTCTCCTTCATAGGTATAAAACTCATCTCCTTGATATGTTCTGCATTTAATTATTTGGGGAGCATCATAAAATTCAATATCGTGAGGAGTAGACTCGAAAAGTGACTCTCCTTTTGAATTAATGACATCCAAAGCTGTGCGATTATAATTGATAACTGGAGATACTTTAAAATCTCTACTGCCGCTTATACGCGAATACTTCGGAAGTGTTACAAGATTTCCATCTTCACTCATAAGTCCATACTTATCATTCAAATCTGTATGATATGAAGTAACTCCATTGGCAAAATAAGTATGATTAGAAGATAGTACAAATTTACCAGACTCATTACATCGGTCCCCTACACCAAAGATTTGCCTTTCATATATATCAAAATAATCCAATAATTTATTTACGATCATTTGACGGAACGAAGTTTTGGCTTTAACAATGTAAGGAACTTTTATAACTTCCTCTCCATTTAGATTAATAAAATGTCTATCGTAGTCATAGGCTATTCCTTCGTTATCAAAAGCCAAGTCTTCTTCATATATAGCACCTGTATTTAGTCCGGTTTCTATATTGACCAGTCCATACTTTTCATCATAGAACATAGACCATGATGGCATTAAGTTACATTTATTATATTGATACACTTGTTCTTTCTCGTCACTATACCAGGGAATGTATTGCGCACAATACATATAGTCTACAGATTTCTGATCTGAAAGAATATTACCATTTTCATCTGTGAGCTGATTGTCTCCTTCTATGTATGTATTTCTCATAAAAAGAAAACATATAAAGAGGCAACCATATATGGCATATCTGTATTTTTTATCAATTCGTGGAAACTTGTTAATAAGCTTCTTCATAAGACTAAAATTCTTGATTTTTTGGAGTATATGCCTGTTTTTTAATTTACTTTGCTTTTGAAATTCATCCTGCACTTGATTGGATTTTTTAATGATTTTGAATTCATAATCCATTTCATCAACAGCTGCAAATTCGGTTTTTATATGGCTATCATCATCGTGATTGCTAGAAGAAACGAGTTTAGCATCTCTTTTTTCATAATAATAATGATCAATAGCAGTACTGTGCTGTTTGATAACTTTATTCCAAATTAAATAAATAAAATTAATCTGAGCAAAAAATCTAACAAGAACCAAAGCGAAAAAGAACATAAGAATGAATGTCTTTTTTGCAAATATCTGAAATATTAAAACTCCCAAAATAGAACTATTTAAAACATGCCAATATTTCTTATAAGTTCTGAGTCTTTTAGAAAGATGCTCACTGATTCTTTCATACGCTTCTTTGATCCCTTTATTGATAAAAGAAGAAAAGATTATATAGTCTAAAAGTGCTTTCAGAGTAAACGTCAGAAAGATTACAAGGAATGCTCCATCTGAATAAGCAAAAACGCTTACAAACAGTTCTATACAATCACAGATAATAATGCCTTTAAACA
Coding sequences within it:
- a CDS encoding ParB/RepB/Spo0J family partition protein produces the protein MDFNKFIADEMSKYKGVCFPVKSGVLPRMFVHSMRCTKMHPNPIDEFCKPEIGPSYRIISEYEEKIRHYFKHPHEELFDGEPVVVEKMHPEDYIIINGHHRWAAAIRMGMKKIPVKIVNLTHEEDIKRMIEKGKNDKRVTFDLDEVILGFTDEDELERPLPFPLNKEYKERIRKGVPALFHFLSEHDYDIWVFTSKFYSMDYLRNLFRKYHVHIDGLVTGTAKKTSINEAGKKDIDKMLADKYKSTLHVDNDMVIQSYSDKSIEFKEFEINKEKGKWSDVVMGIVDGIDHDEHDRLQV
- a CDS encoding HAD family hydrolase, which translates into the protein MTDYKFKMRVSFDLDEVLFVDPSTHKTEKELIFPLNKIFKERLRLGTPELINSLQNMGYEVWVYTSSFRTEGYIKKLFRLYGVKFDGIVNADRHLKEVQRNSKTVLPQKIPSRYHISLHVDDEEVIASWGREYGFSTYKLDAQDDDWKDKIIQRAEEICKRKMESNG
- a CDS encoding MATE family efflux transporter; the encoded protein is MNSKIFFKLLPVQIMIVAMGSINSVVDGVIAGRFINAASVGVIGLFFVMVNMISAISSVFLGGSSVLCGRYMGMGDIDKTRGIVSLNQTVITLIGAVLTVICAFFSGLIADLCGASPELRGELKLYIIGFSIGIIPQLLGAQVAAFLQLERQSLRNYIGVAAMIVSNVVFNITFVVVFNLGIFGLALSTSMCNWIYFIILETYYLSPKAQLRYDIKNIYWEKTLELIKIGFPGALLVFCLALREIVLNRVVITYAGQDGLSAKSSLGMIGGFFIALCLGGGAVIRMLASVNVGEEDRDSIKDLIKLSFTKVLIMSVVIAAIVVMISGMVVSIFFADTTSNVYHLAHQFFVIYGLSIPLIMVVQIETNYLQAMGQNICVNIFSLIDGLFSVIIPAIILAPVLGALGIWLATPIGIVISAVVYPIYAMIFWKRVPRNSDEWLLFKDDFGVPDEDRLVLRIKDKDDVSTTSQKVQEFCTGKGFDKKKAYYSALCLEEMTRNVVEHGFSMDAKAHFLEARVVKKGGTIILRIKDDCKSFDPVDMAGHLNSEDITKNIGIRMVMKLASSANYQNLLGLNVLTIEIA